The window GCAGCCCTAAGGAGAATCGAACTCCTGTTAACGGCTTGAAAAGCCGCTGTCCTAACCACTAGACGATAGGGCCGTAAAGGAGCGCCTATTTTAACATATTGTCTTTTTTTGTTACAACGCGCCGCGGTTCTGGCTGAGATTACAGCTCTATATTATCGATCAACCGCGTAGCCTCAACATACGCCGCGATTAAAATGACCGTCTGGCCGGGCAAGTATTCAGCCAGCGTGGACAGATCGTCACGGCGCAAGATCTCAATGTAGTTTACCAAAATACCCGGCGCGGCCTGCAGCGTCCGCCAGACCGCCAGCTTGACCTCGTCCAAACTTTTACCCTGCCGCAAAAGCTCCGCGCCAAATTTCAGACTGAAATACAGCGCTGGCGCGCGCCGCCTTTGCTCCGGCGACAAATAGCTATTACGCGAAGACAGAGCCAGTCCGTCCGGCTCGCGCACGATCGGACAGGCGACTATCTCGACCGGATATTTTTCTGTCTCGGTCATTTTTTGCACGACCCGTAACTGCTGATAATCTTTCAAGCCGAAAAAAGCTTTGTCGGGACGCACCAGATCGAAAAGCCGCGCGACTACCGTTACTACTCCGTCAAAATGTCCCGGGCGCGCCACACCGCAGGCCGCGCGGCACAGGCTCTCGTCCGCGCGCCGCAGCCGCGCCGGTTTGTCCGGCGGATATATTGTGTCCACGTCAGGCGCAAATAAAATATCCGC is drawn from Candidatus Margulisiibacteriota bacterium and contains these coding sequences:
- the panC gene encoding pantoate--beta-alanine ligase, with translation MLIVKTAAELTAEISELKKNGQTIGFVPTMGCLHAGHLALVEQAKTRCGAVVVSIFVNPKQFSPGEDYAQYPRDLTRDEELLSAARADILFAPDVDTIYPPDKPARLRRADESLCRAACGVARPGHFDGVVTVVARLFDLVRPDKAFFGLKDYQQLRVVQKMTETEKYPVEIVACPIVREPDGLALSSRNSYLSPEQRRRAPALYFSLKFGAELLRQGKSLDEVKLAVWRTLQAAPGILVNYIEILRRDDLSTLAEYLPGQTVILIAAYVEATRLIDNIEL